The following are encoded in a window of Doryrhamphus excisus isolate RoL2022-K1 chromosome 16, RoL_Dexc_1.0, whole genome shotgun sequence genomic DNA:
- the LOC131104478 gene encoding receptor activity-modifying protein 1-like isoform X1 — protein MASTSLLRAACVVMVITGAYLQKKDVTFTSLKASVSGCNRGLYERVIDTLCLDEFKFDMGSVHRSLWCSWPDTREIYEGLTNCTYQVAVRMGCFWPDQIVDHFFVRIHQSYFHDCMLTGRLIHDPPASVLAPFIGVPVLITLFVTALVVWRSKRTEGVL, from the exons ATGGCGAGCACATCGCTACTGAGGGCAGCTTGTGTTGTGATGGTGATCACTGGTGCGTATTTGCAGAAAAAGGATGTTACCTTCACTTCTTTAAAAG CATCCGTGTCTGGCTGCAACAGAGGGCTCTACGAGAGAGTGATTGATACCCTCTGCCTGGATGAGTTCAAGTTCGACATGGGGTCAGTGCACCGCAGTCTGTGGTGCAGCTGGCCGGACACCAGAGA GATCTACGAGGGACTGACCAATTGTACCTACCAGGTGGCAGTGAGAATGGGCTGCTTCTGGCCGGATCAGATTGTTGACCACTTCTTTGTGCGAATCCACCAAAGCTACTTCCACGACTGCATGTTGACCGGCCGGCTCATCCACGACCCGCCTGCCAGTGTCCTTGCGCCGTTCATCGGTGTGCCGGTATTGATCACCCTTTTTGTGACTGCTCTTGTGGTGTGGAGGAGTAAACGCACAGAGGGCGTTTTATAG
- the LOC131104567 gene encoding putative methyltransferase DDB_G0268948: protein MALRLFEEKEHVVAYMKYRVENHEEVINRMMDFMKPKVQQKFNLAVDVGCGHGKGTMLLAPYFDQVVGIDVSSAQLKMAEDNSLCPNVTYRQCLAEELPFESRQVDLVTAMMAAHWFDRPRFLTEVDRVLKPNGCLALLGFPMNMELEYGNSTSVLNNICEEFYAALRPFTNPYLASSLSKIYFEMFESCTYPDKEWNDCLRVNRMVTVNSFIGMVETATGYQKLKLQDAAEAKRLSDNIRNKLLAAMQVSSAEAELTMVLSYRPVALQ from the exons ATGGCCTTAAGACTGTTTGAAGAAAAAGAGCATGTTGTTGCCTACATGAAGTACAGAGTAGAGAATCATGAAGAAGTGATCAACAGGATGATGGACTTTATGAAACCAAAG GTGCAACAGAAGTTCAACCTTGCAGTGGATGTTGGATGCGGTCATGGTAAAGGGACCATGCTCTTGGCCCCCTACTTCGACCAGGTTGTTGGAATAGACGTGAGTTCTGCCCAGCTGAAGATGGCGGAGGACAATAGCCTCTGTCCAAATGTGACTTACAG GCAGTGTCTTGCAGAAGAACTGCCGTTTGAGTCGAGGCAGGTCGACCTTGTGACGGCCATGATGGCAGCCCACTGGTTTGACCGCCCGCGATTCTTGACGGAGGTTGACCGCGTGCTGAAGCCCAATGGCTGCCTGGCCCTGCTCGGCTTCCCAATGAACATGGAGCTGGAATATGGCAATTCCACAAGTGTGCTTAACAACATCTGTGAGGag TTTTATGCAGCTCTGCGACCTTTCACAAACCCTTATCTGGCATCCTCCTTGTCAAAGATCTACTTCGAAATGTTTGAATCTTGCACCTATCCAGATAAAGAGTG GAATGACTGTCTAAGAGTTAACCGCATGGTGACAGTAAACAGTTTCATCGGCATGGTCGAAACTGCCACCGGGTACCAGAAATTGAAGCTCCAGGATGCTGCTGAGGCCAAACGCCTTTCTGACAACATTAGGAACAA GCTGCTGGCCGCCATGCAGGTCTCCTCGGCAGAAGCAGAGCTCACCATG GTGCTGTCATATAGACCAGTGGCTCTCCAATAG
- the LOC131104551 gene encoding putative methyltransferase DDB_G0268948, producing MQMENKHDTLTLLSLLFITGKRVNLEHQQHVRCSAGIMAIRLYEEKDYVATYMQYRTENPQEVINRMMDFMKAKVQQKFNLAVDVGCGNGKGTKLLAPFFHQVVGTDVSPAQLENAQAYSLCPNVTYRQCPAEELPFESGQVDLVTSMTAAHWFDRPRFLTEADRVLKPYGCLALLGFTLDMELEYGNATSALNNICEEFYAALQPFSHPYLGSSLSKIYFDMFESCTYPDKEWNDCLRINSTVTINSFIGMVETASGYQKLKHQEATEAKRLSDDIRNKLMAAMQVSSPETELTMVVKYFYMFARKP from the exons ATGCaaatggaaaacaaacatgacacaTTAACACTCCTCTCTTTGCTTTTCATCACTGGCAAACGTGTCAACTTGGAGCACCAACAACACGTCCGGTGCTCTGCTGGAATCATGGCTATAAGACTATATGAAGAAAAAGATTATGTTGCTACCTACATGCAGTACAGAACAGAAAATCCTCAAGAAGTGATCAACAGGATGATGGACTTTATGAAAGCAAAG GTGCAACAGAAGTTCAACCTTGCAGTGGATGTTGGATGTGGTAATGGTAAAGGGACCAAACTCTTGGCCCCCTTCTTCCATCAGGTTGTTGGGACAGACGTGAGTCCCGCCCAACTGGAGAATGCCCAGGCTTATAGCCTTTGTCCAAATGTGACTTACAG GCAGTGTCCTGCAGAGGAACTCCCGTTCGAGTCCGGCCAAGTTGACCTTGTGACGTCCATGACAGCAGCACACTGGTTTGACCGCCCGCGCTTCCTGACAGAGGCCGACCGCGTGCTGAAGCCTTATGGCTGCCTGGCCCTGCTCGGCTTCACGTTGGACATGGAGCTGGAGTACGGGAATGCCACTAGTGCCCTTAACAACATATGTGAAGAG TTTTATGCAGCTTTGCAACCCTTCAGTCATCCTTATCTGGGCTCCTCCTTGTCCAAAATCTACTTCGACATGTTTGAATCCTGCACCTATCCGGACAAAGAGTG GAATGATTGTTTAAGAATTAACAGCACGGTGACGATAAACAGTTTCATCGGTATGGTAGAGACTGCCAGCGGGTACCAGAAGCTGAAGCACCAGGAGGCCACTGAGGCCAAACGCCTTTCTGACGACATCAGGAACAA GCTTATGGCCGCCATGCAGGTGTCCTCACCAGAAACAGAGCTCACCATGGTGGTCAAGTATTTCTACATGTTTGCACGCAAACCTTGA
- the LOC131104478 gene encoding receptor activity-modifying protein 1-like isoform X2, whose protein sequence is MASTSLLRAACVVMVITASVSGCNRGLYERVIDTLCLDEFKFDMGSVHRSLWCSWPDTREIYEGLTNCTYQVAVRMGCFWPDQIVDHFFVRIHQSYFHDCMLTGRLIHDPPASVLAPFIGVPVLITLFVTALVVWRSKRTEGVL, encoded by the exons ATGGCGAGCACATCGCTACTGAGGGCAGCTTGTGTTGTGATGGTGATCACTG CATCCGTGTCTGGCTGCAACAGAGGGCTCTACGAGAGAGTGATTGATACCCTCTGCCTGGATGAGTTCAAGTTCGACATGGGGTCAGTGCACCGCAGTCTGTGGTGCAGCTGGCCGGACACCAGAGA GATCTACGAGGGACTGACCAATTGTACCTACCAGGTGGCAGTGAGAATGGGCTGCTTCTGGCCGGATCAGATTGTTGACCACTTCTTTGTGCGAATCCACCAAAGCTACTTCCACGACTGCATGTTGACCGGCCGGCTCATCCACGACCCGCCTGCCAGTGTCCTTGCGCCGTTCATCGGTGTGCCGGTATTGATCACCCTTTTTGTGACTGCTCTTGTGGTGTGGAGGAGTAAACGCACAGAGGGCGTTTTATAG